One genomic window of Geoanaerobacter pelophilus includes the following:
- a CDS encoding sensor histidine kinase, with product MPEFKKLHIIVIAVCCIALFWVADVYVDAKFFGEGGVGQQFFHPTAQELWYRSAFAVALLVFTAFVCVVISQRDRLDRQLTSALEAAASEKSKSEAIIAAIGDGISIQDTGFRVLYQNEVHRQMAGGNFIGEQCFSAFGRGTSPCEGCPVVAAFNDGGIHTLVKQTPPGSATTHIEIIASPLRDASGNIVAGIEVVRDISSHMQSEANLARKAADLEALNRELESFAHSVSHDLRKPLTVIYTAAHYLRENSVAAEADPASYFINTICDASQRMEELIESLQMLANISHRQINHARLNLSELASVITADLGLINPERHVSCHITPGLTAYGDCGLIRILLENLLGNAWKYTANEPAASITFGECETIRGKAFFVQDNGAGFDMAFADNLFKLFSRLHDSKQFSGTGIGLATVKRVVERHGGQVWGEGKVGEGATFYFILPEGKG from the coding sequence ATGCCGGAATTCAAGAAACTACATATAATTGTTATCGCCGTCTGCTGCATTGCCCTGTTTTGGGTAGCCGATGTTTATGTCGATGCAAAATTCTTCGGCGAGGGCGGGGTAGGTCAGCAGTTTTTTCATCCCACCGCTCAGGAACTGTGGTACCGGTCTGCATTTGCCGTTGCCCTTTTGGTTTTTACGGCATTCGTTTGTGTAGTCATCTCCCAGCGAGACCGACTCGACCGGCAGTTAACGTCTGCCCTTGAGGCAGCCGCGTCGGAAAAATCCAAAAGCGAGGCGATTATTGCCGCTATCGGCGACGGGATCAGTATTCAGGACACCGGGTTCAGGGTGCTGTATCAGAATGAGGTGCATCGCCAGATGGCTGGCGGCAATTTCATTGGCGAGCAGTGTTTCAGTGCTTTCGGCAGGGGGACATCTCCCTGCGAGGGCTGCCCCGTGGTGGCTGCGTTTAACGACGGCGGCATCCATACCCTGGTCAAGCAGACTCCGCCTGGGTCTGCTACAACTCATATCGAAATCATTGCCTCGCCGCTACGTGACGCCAGTGGCAATATTGTTGCCGGAATCGAAGTCGTCAGGGATATCTCCTCTCACATGCAGTCCGAGGCGAATCTGGCCCGCAAGGCTGCCGATCTCGAAGCGCTTAACCGCGAGTTGGAGTCTTTTGCCCATTCCGTTTCTCACGATCTCAGGAAACCGCTGACGGTGATATACACGGCAGCCCACTATCTCCGGGAGAATAGCGTTGCAGCCGAGGCAGATCCTGCATCCTATTTTATTAATACCATCTGCGACGCCAGCCAGAGAATGGAGGAGCTGATCGAATCTCTCCAGATGTTGGCCAACATCTCGCACCGGCAGATAAACCATGCTCGGCTGAACCTTTCCGAGTTGGCTTCAGTGATAACTGCCGATCTTGGGCTTATCAATCCGGAACGCCATGTTTCATGCCATATTACTCCAGGGCTTACCGCTTATGGCGATTGCGGGTTGATCCGGATTTTGCTGGAAAATCTCCTGGGCAATGCCTGGAAATATACCGCCAATGAGCCTGCTGCATCGATCACTTTCGGTGAGTGCGAAACGATAAGAGGGAAAGCATTCTTTGTGCAGGACAACGGAGCCGGATTTGATATGGCTTTTGCGGACAATCTCTTCAAGCTATTTTCAAGACTTCATGACAGCAAGCAATTCAGTGGCACCGGTATCGGCCTGGCTACCGTAAAAAGGGTTGTGGAACGTCACGGCGGTCAGGTATGGGGTGAAGGCAAAGTTGGAGAAGGTGCCACGTTTTATTTTATCTTGCCGGAGGGAAAAGGATGA
- the amrS gene encoding AmmeMemoRadiSam system radical SAM enzyme translates to MKEALCYEKLAEGKVRCNLCRHHCLIAIRQRGICGVRENRDGVLQTLVYGKLVAESVDPVEKKPLFHFQPGSRTYSVATVGCNFRCRHCQNYSISQVPQGTEHIPGVDRTPEEVVSRAIAAGCRSISYTYTEPTIFFEFALDTARLARQAGLANIFVSNGYITQDALEIIAPFLDAANIDLKAFSDRFYKEIAGARLAGVLETIRDYHRHGIWIELTTLLIPGLNDSVEELAGLTRFIADELGVHVPWHISRFFPTFQLTDRAATPVETLHSAAEIGKTAGLRYVYQGNVVEPGKEDTLCPRCQATLVRRSGFQVTELRVKDGECPACGAAISGQWA, encoded by the coding sequence ATGAAAGAAGCGCTCTGCTACGAAAAACTCGCCGAAGGTAAAGTCCGCTGTAATCTGTGCCGCCATCATTGCCTGATAGCCATTAGGCAGCGCGGCATCTGCGGGGTCAGGGAGAACCGCGACGGGGTGCTCCAGACTCTGGTGTACGGAAAGCTGGTTGCAGAGAGTGTCGATCCGGTGGAGAAGAAGCCGCTTTTTCACTTCCAGCCTGGCAGCCGCACCTATTCAGTCGCAACTGTCGGCTGCAACTTCCGGTGCCGTCATTGCCAGAATTACAGTATATCGCAGGTGCCACAAGGGACAGAGCATATCCCCGGGGTCGATCGCACTCCGGAAGAGGTTGTGAGCCGGGCGATTGCCGCCGGCTGCCGCTCAATATCCTATACCTACACTGAGCCGACCATTTTCTTCGAATTCGCCCTGGATACTGCCAGGTTGGCCCGTCAGGCAGGGCTTGCCAATATCTTTGTCAGCAATGGCTACATAACCCAGGATGCCCTAGAAATCATTGCTCCTTTCCTGGATGCTGCTAATATTGATCTCAAGGCTTTCAGCGACCGGTTCTATAAAGAGATTGCCGGAGCACGGCTAGCTGGCGTTCTGGAAACAATACGGGATTACCATCGCCACGGCATCTGGATTGAATTGACAACACTGTTGATTCCGGGACTGAACGATTCCGTTGAAGAACTTGCCGGGCTGACCCGCTTCATTGCCGATGAACTCGGAGTGCATGTCCCTTGGCATATCAGCCGGTTTTTCCCGACATTTCAGCTGACGGATCGTGCCGCAACGCCAGTGGAAACTCTGCATAGCGCTGCAGAAATCGGTAAGACGGCAGGTCTAAGATACGTTTATCAGGGGAATGTGGTGGAGCCGGGAAAGGAAGATACGCTTTGCCCCAGGTGTCAGGCTACGCTGGTACGCCGATCCGGGTTTCAAGTTACGGAATTGAGGGTCAAGGACGGTGAGTGCCCTGCCTGTGGCGCGGCTATCTCCGGGCAATGGGCCTGA
- the rodA gene encoding rod shape-determining protein RodA: MIDRRLFTNFDWMFFFLIMILISTGIMNIYSASASYRFTGMSFSVKQLYWMTGGLMLMIVVCSIDYHIFEDLSYWFYGAVLLMLVLVMVVGKTTMGATRWLNLGFMSIQPSEPMKIVIIMTFARYFSKNYAVEGIGFREIFYPLLLLGVPALLIMKQPDLGTAILVILVASSIMVFVGIRWKLIVSGLLALAPAIYLGWHYYLREYQKNRILNFLNPERDPLGSGYHLIQSKIAVGSGGFFGKGFLKGTQSQLRFLPEQHTDFAFSVFAEEWGLVGCLILLVLYLFLVLWGLQIAGRCNDQFGRLLAVGVTAMIFWHIVINIGMVVGLFPVVGVPLPFLSYGGTSLITSMTGVAILLNISMRRFMF, from the coding sequence GTGATCGATCGACGGCTTTTTACAAATTTTGATTGGATGTTTTTCTTTCTGATCATGATTCTGATCAGCACCGGGATTATGAATATTTATAGTGCGTCAGCCTCGTACCGCTTCACCGGAATGTCGTTTTCCGTCAAGCAGCTTTACTGGATGACCGGCGGCCTCATGCTGATGATCGTCGTGTGCAGCATCGACTACCATATTTTTGAAGACCTGTCTTACTGGTTTTATGGTGCGGTGCTTTTGATGCTGGTCCTGGTCATGGTGGTCGGCAAGACCACCATGGGCGCGACCCGCTGGCTGAATCTGGGGTTTATGAGCATCCAGCCATCAGAGCCGATGAAGATCGTTATCATTATGACTTTTGCCAGGTATTTCAGTAAAAACTATGCGGTCGAGGGCATTGGTTTTCGTGAGATCTTTTACCCGTTGTTGCTTTTGGGAGTGCCGGCCCTGTTGATCATGAAACAACCCGATCTGGGGACGGCCATCCTGGTAATACTGGTTGCCTCATCAATAATGGTGTTCGTCGGTATCCGTTGGAAGCTTATTGTTTCCGGGCTTCTCGCGCTTGCCCCGGCAATTTATCTCGGGTGGCATTACTATTTGCGGGAATACCAGAAAAACCGCATCCTTAATTTTCTAAACCCTGAGCGGGATCCTCTCGGTAGCGGCTATCATCTCATTCAGAGCAAGATTGCCGTGGGCTCGGGCGGTTTTTTCGGCAAAGGTTTTCTGAAAGGGACCCAGTCGCAGCTGCGCTTCCTTCCTGAGCAGCATACTGATTTTGCCTTTTCTGTTTTTGCTGAAGAGTGGGGTTTGGTGGGGTGTCTGATCCTGCTGGTTCTTTACCTGTTTCTGGTACTTTGGGGGCTCCAGATTGCCGGGCGCTGCAACGACCAGTTTGGTCGGCTGCTGGCGGTGGGGGTGACAGCCATGATTTTCTGGCATATAGTTATTAACATCGGCATGGTTGTCGGCCTGTTTCCGGTCGTTGGGGTCCCGTTGCCCTTTCTCTCATATGGGGGAACTTCCCTGATAACCTCGATGACAGGAGTGGCGATTCTACTGAATATCAGTATGAGACGATTCATGTTCTAA
- the mrdA gene encoding penicillin-binding protein 2 — MSRQQFLRGNKQGSQRVIWGAAFVGIIFLILAARLWYLQVIDSDRLKTLSEINRLRFVPIAASRGNILDRNGKVLVKNTPSFSVAIVPQEVKDKDALLTSLSGYLGLDRNELVQRWEKGKGRAKYFPIVIASGINRDQLEFLEENQLWLPGIDIEMKPIREYPSGILASHLLGYLGEITEQDLEKEEFSNYNQGDYVGKNGLERSWEKVLRGVNGGRQIEVDARGRYLRTLIETKPTVGNSLVLTIDQAIQQEAEKALGDKAGAAVVMEIDTGEILAFVSNPGFDPSLFAGKMPQDVWKSYLDDKRHPLENKALKGQYPPGSTFKIITALAGLESGLIDEHTTVSCSGSYDVGKDTFKCWDKKGHGSVDLKRALRESCDVYFYQLSEKLGVDRIAEMARRFGLGNSLGIGLENEKNGLIPTMEWKEKKYGKKWYRGETLPVAIGQGYTLMTPIQLASMTAAVANEGTVYRPHLVKRVVDPDGRVLKEYKPEVLYRPAVKPQSFRLVKQGLLAVVNEPRGTGAAARLYEVKVAGKTGTSQVVKQRDGKRDVAYQYRDHALFVAFAPFEKPEVAVSVVIEHGEHGGSAAAPIAGAILKTYFEQKGVIKKPVAKVPDSDNSEDAPERTEQKEGDQQ, encoded by the coding sequence GTGAGCAGACAGCAGTTTCTCCGCGGCAACAAGCAGGGGAGCCAACGAGTCATCTGGGGTGCGGCATTTGTTGGCATTATCTTCCTCATCCTGGCAGCCCGTCTCTGGTATCTTCAGGTCATCGACTCTGACCGGCTTAAAACACTTTCGGAAATCAACCGGCTGCGATTTGTGCCGATTGCCGCTTCAAGAGGCAATATCCTTGATCGCAACGGCAAAGTGCTTGTGAAAAACACGCCCTCGTTCAGCGTTGCCATTGTTCCTCAGGAAGTAAAAGACAAGGACGCGCTACTGACATCATTGTCCGGATATCTCGGACTTGACCGTAATGAGCTTGTCCAGCGCTGGGAAAAAGGGAAGGGGCGGGCAAAGTACTTTCCCATAGTAATCGCCTCAGGAATCAACCGGGACCAGCTGGAATTTCTCGAAGAGAACCAGCTATGGCTGCCAGGCATAGATATCGAGATGAAGCCGATCCGCGAATACCCCTCGGGTATTCTCGCTTCACACCTTCTTGGCTACCTCGGGGAAATAACAGAGCAGGATCTTGAGAAAGAAGAGTTCAGCAACTATAACCAGGGTGACTACGTTGGCAAGAATGGTCTGGAGCGGAGCTGGGAAAAAGTTCTGCGTGGGGTCAATGGCGGGAGGCAGATTGAAGTTGATGCCCGTGGCCGTTATCTCAGGACCTTAATTGAGACAAAACCCACCGTAGGTAACAGCCTGGTTCTCACCATAGACCAGGCAATTCAGCAGGAAGCTGAGAAGGCATTAGGGGATAAGGCCGGGGCAGCGGTCGTCATGGAGATCGATACCGGCGAGATTCTTGCTTTTGTGAGCAATCCGGGATTTGATCCCTCGCTGTTTGCCGGTAAAATGCCGCAAGACGTATGGAAATCGTATCTTGACGACAAGAGGCATCCTCTGGAAAACAAGGCGCTCAAGGGCCAGTATCCGCCAGGGTCTACCTTTAAGATCATTACGGCACTTGCCGGGCTTGAAAGCGGTTTGATCGATGAGCATACCACAGTGTCGTGTAGCGGTTCATATGATGTGGGCAAGGATACCTTTAAATGCTGGGACAAGAAGGGGCATGGTTCAGTTGACCTGAAAAGGGCCTTGCGAGAGTCATGCGATGTCTATTTTTACCAACTCTCGGAAAAACTGGGGGTTGACAGAATCGCCGAGATGGCAAGACGGTTCGGGCTTGGCAACTCTCTGGGAATCGGGCTGGAGAATGAAAAAAACGGGCTTATCCCGACCATGGAATGGAAAGAGAAAAAGTACGGGAAAAAATGGTATCGGGGCGAGACCCTTCCGGTAGCAATAGGCCAGGGGTACACCCTGATGACCCCAATACAGCTTGCCTCAATGACTGCCGCGGTTGCCAATGAGGGAACGGTATACCGCCCCCATCTGGTAAAACGTGTCGTTGATCCAGACGGCCGTGTTCTCAAAGAGTACAAGCCGGAGGTATTGTATCGTCCCGCAGTAAAGCCCCAGAGCTTTCGTCTAGTCAAGCAAGGGCTGCTGGCAGTAGTCAATGAACCGCGTGGCACCGGCGCTGCCGCCAGGCTGTACGAGGTCAAGGTAGCCGGCAAGACAGGGACCTCCCAAGTGGTAAAGCAGCGCGACGGTAAGCGTGATGTTGCCTATCAGTACCGGGATCATGCTCTTTTTGTGGCTTTTGCTCCATTTGAAAAACCTGAAGTGGCAGTTTCCGTGGTCATAGAGCATGGAGAACATGGTGGCTCAGCTGCCGCGCCTATTGCCGGAGCGATTCTGAAAACATATTTTGAACAAAAGGGTGTAATAAAGAAGCCGGTAGCAAAGGTGCCTGACAGTGACAACAGTGAGGATGCCCCTGAGCGGACTGAACAGAAAGAGGGAGATCAGCAGTGA
- the mreD gene encoding rod shape-determining protein MreD produces MTSFFRSIIAFVVAFVCQVAIFPALLADPFKPNLLLVTVVWVGLTVSSLWGAALVYFIGLMQDTVSGLYLGLNGITYLATFLVLHSIAHRLYADSRYLMTLSVFVATMACGITQLILLALFSSAGGIAVTLLYSLVPQSLINALAASLFFAFLDKPDTEELA; encoded by the coding sequence ATGACTAGTTTCTTTCGTTCAATAATAGCCTTTGTTGTTGCGTTTGTTTGCCAGGTCGCCATTTTCCCGGCGCTACTGGCAGACCCCTTCAAACCGAATCTGCTGCTGGTTACGGTTGTCTGGGTGGGGTTGACTGTTTCCAGTTTGTGGGGTGCCGCACTGGTCTATTTCATCGGGCTTATGCAGGATACGGTAAGCGGCCTGTACCTTGGTCTCAACGGCATTACCTATCTTGCTACCTTTTTGGTCCTCCATAGCATCGCCCATCGTTTGTATGCTGACAGCCGTTATCTTATGACGCTCTCAGTGTTTGTTGCCACCATGGCCTGTGGCATAACCCAGCTGATTCTTCTGGCCCTTTTCTCGTCTGCAGGGGGCATAGCTGTAACCCTGCTTTACTCCCTCGTTCCGCAAAGCCTGATAAACGCCTTGGCAGCTTCCCTCTTTTTTGCATTTCTCGACAAGCCGGATACGGAGGAGTTGGCGTGA
- the mreC gene encoding rod shape-determining protein MreC gives MWELIKKYRTGFITGLVLLTVILVFASNLKNREDANLFERGLITLFSPLFGAGAKVAGSAETVWSDYLALVNLRKHNKELLEQLRLMNGRLIGEQDALLENERLKKLLDLKGTVPVPAVAASIIGEDGAPWFKTVLIDRGEMDGFQEGMPVVASDGVVGQLIKVAGHSSRVLLLTDHSSGIAAVVQRSRARGVVRGAGSGRLTLEFAIREDDVKVGDQVVTSGMGGIFPKGLPLGEVTMVKKGEYGIFQTVEIRPSVMISRLEEVLVLLKKHND, from the coding sequence ATGTGGGAGTTGATCAAAAAATACCGTACAGGTTTTATTACCGGCCTGGTTTTGCTGACGGTCATTCTTGTTTTTGCCAGCAATCTGAAAAACAGAGAAGACGCCAACCTATTCGAACGCGGTCTGATTACCCTGTTCTCTCCGTTATTTGGTGCCGGGGCCAAGGTTGCCGGCAGCGCTGAAACGGTTTGGAGCGATTATCTTGCCCTGGTCAACCTGCGTAAACACAATAAGGAGCTGCTTGAGCAGCTAAGGCTCATGAACGGCCGGCTTATCGGAGAGCAGGATGCTTTGCTGGAAAACGAGCGGTTGAAAAAATTGCTCGACTTGAAAGGCACGGTTCCGGTTCCTGCTGTTGCCGCTTCGATAATCGGAGAAGACGGCGCTCCCTGGTTTAAGACGGTGCTTATCGATCGTGGCGAAATGGATGGCTTCCAGGAAGGGATGCCGGTTGTTGCTTCCGACGGTGTGGTCGGTCAGTTGATAAAGGTTGCCGGTCACAGCAGCCGGGTGTTGTTGCTCACCGATCATTCAAGCGGCATTGCTGCCGTTGTTCAGCGCTCGCGGGCGCGAGGCGTGGTGCGGGGGGCTGGCAGCGGCAGGCTGACTCTGGAATTTGCCATAAGAGAAGATGATGTCAAGGTTGGGGACCAAGTTGTCACCTCGGGCATGGGCGGGATATTTCCCAAAGGTCTCCCCCTGGGGGAGGTGACCATGGTAAAGAAAGGGGAGTACGGAATCTTTCAGACTGTTGAGATCAGGCCCTCTGTCATGATTTCACGGCTGGAGGAGGTGCTTGTCCTCTTGAAGAAACATAATGACTAG
- a CDS encoding dTDP-4-dehydrorhamnose 3,5-epimerase family protein — protein sequence MSEQYRKGKIHDVVVRPLSKFLDERGWLAELFRSDELDAGLMPVMAYVSMTQPGVARGPHEHVDQTDYFCFIGPSNFKVYLWDSRTDSPSFGVRQVIYAGLDAPVMLIVPPGVVHAYKNIGNENGIVFNAPNRLYAGEGKRSPVDEIRHEEASEANYLLD from the coding sequence ATGTCTGAGCAGTATCGCAAGGGAAAGATTCATGACGTGGTTGTCCGGCCTTTAAGCAAATTTCTTGACGAACGAGGCTGGCTTGCCGAGCTGTTCAGATCCGATGAACTTGATGCCGGCCTAATGCCGGTCATGGCATACGTATCGATGACCCAGCCAGGGGTTGCCCGCGGTCCCCATGAGCATGTCGACCAGACCGACTATTTCTGTTTTATCGGGCCTTCAAACTTTAAAGTCTATCTCTGGGATTCGCGAACCGATTCTCCATCGTTCGGGGTCAGGCAGGTAATTTATGCCGGTCTGGATGCTCCGGTAATGCTCATCGTCCCTCCAGGTGTGGTGCATGCCTACAAAAACATTGGTAATGAGAACGGCATAGTCTTTAATGCCCCTAACCGGCTTTACGCCGGGGAAGGAAAACGCTCCCCTGTTGACGAGATCCGCCATGAAGAGGCTTCTGAAGCCAATTATCTTCTGGATTAG
- the rfbA gene encoding glucose-1-phosphate thymidylyltransferase RfbA yields the protein MAITKGIVLAGGAGSRLYPLTLVASKQLQPVYDKPMIYYPLATMMMAGVKDILIISTPLDTPRFQSLLGDGSRWGVKLTYKVQPEPKGIAQAFLVGEEFIAGDPVMLILGDNIFYGKIGLDRLAREFAGGSMVFGYYVNDPERYGVVEFDSSGKAIGIEEKPEKPKTHYAVPGLYLYDEKVVAITKSIKPSPRGELEITDVNLEYLRRGELRVEKLGRGIAWLDTGTHQSLLEASHFIGTLEARQGLKIACLEEIALRMGFIDCRRMAEVIAETPKSSYREYLQRVYNEAELCGTGGGNV from the coding sequence ATGGCTATAACCAAGGGAATTGTTCTTGCGGGGGGGGCTGGCAGCAGGCTCTATCCTCTGACGCTGGTGGCCAGCAAGCAGTTGCAGCCGGTCTACGACAAGCCGATGATCTACTACCCGCTGGCCACCATGATGATGGCAGGCGTCAAAGATATCCTGATTATCTCTACACCGCTTGATACCCCCAGATTCCAGTCGCTGCTCGGTGACGGGTCGCGGTGGGGCGTCAAGCTGACCTACAAGGTTCAGCCCGAGCCAAAGGGGATTGCCCAGGCCTTTCTGGTCGGCGAGGAGTTCATTGCCGGCGATCCGGTGATGTTGATCCTCGGAGATAACATATTCTACGGGAAAATTGGGTTGGATCGCCTGGCACGGGAGTTTGCCGGCGGGTCAATGGTCTTCGGGTATTACGTCAACGACCCTGAGCGCTATGGCGTGGTGGAGTTTGACTCATCCGGCAAGGCAATCGGTATCGAAGAAAAGCCGGAAAAGCCGAAGACCCATTATGCTGTACCGGGGTTGTATCTGTACGATGAAAAGGTGGTGGCAATTACCAAGTCGATCAAACCATCTCCCCGCGGTGAGCTTGAAATCACCGATGTCAATCTGGAGTACCTGCGCCGCGGAGAACTGCGGGTGGAAAAGCTCGGCCGCGGTATTGCCTGGCTTGATACCGGAACGCACCAGAGTTTGCTGGAAGCAAGTCATTTTATCGGTACCCTGGAGGCCAGGCAAGGTTTGAAAATTGCCTGCCTGGAGGAAATTGCCCTCAGGATGGGGTTCATCGACTGCCGCAGGATGGCTGAGGTGATTGCGGAGACTCCCAAGTCATCGTATCGGGAATATTTACAGCGAGTTTACAATGAGGCCGAGCTTTGTGGCACCGGAGGTGGCAATGTCTGA
- the gmhB gene encoding D-glycero-beta-D-manno-heptose 1,7-bisphosphate 7-phosphatase, which produces MNRTSRTGVAQPGVAKRRAVFIDRDGTINEEKEYLYRPEAFEFIPGVPEAIRILGEAGFLVVVVTNQSGVARGYYGEDDVRSLHRYMDELLLTAGAKVDAYYFCPHHPVNGVGEYRIDCRCRKPMPGMLLQAVSDLGIDLSASWMIGDKLADVEAGIAAGCRSAMVLTGYGTEEQTKLPVDVPVFKDLLAAAQAILTELPD; this is translated from the coding sequence GTGAATCGCACATCTCGGACCGGAGTGGCACAACCTGGCGTCGCTAAGCGGCGGGCAGTTTTTATCGATCGTGACGGCACGATCAACGAGGAAAAGGAGTATCTCTACCGTCCGGAGGCGTTCGAGTTTATACCGGGAGTGCCGGAAGCGATACGTATCCTGGGTGAGGCCGGTTTCCTGGTGGTTGTGGTGACCAACCAATCGGGGGTGGCCAGAGGGTACTATGGGGAAGATGATGTCCGGAGCTTGCACCGGTATATGGATGAGCTGCTCTTAACTGCTGGAGCCAAGGTTGATGCCTATTATTTCTGCCCTCATCATCCGGTTAACGGTGTGGGAGAGTACCGGATCGATTGCCGTTGCAGGAAACCTATGCCCGGGATGTTGCTTCAGGCAGTTTCCGATCTGGGGATAGACCTCTCGGCGTCCTGGATGATAGGAGATAAGCTGGCCGATGTGGAGGCGGGGATTGCTGCCGGCTGCCGCTCGGCCATGGTACTCACCGGATATGGAACTGAAGAACAAACTAAACTGCCGGTGGATGTTCCAGTCTTCAAAGACTTGTTGGCTGCTGCCCAGGCAATCTTAACAGAGCTTCCCGATTAA
- the gmhA gene encoding D-sedoheptulose 7-phosphate isomerase — protein MKAEIVSQLTENQQVMSEMALSMADQIEHFVELLCEAFSNGKKLLVMGNGGSAADAQHFAAEIVGRFKLERRGLPAIAFTTDTSILTAIGNDYGFDRIFTRQLEAHGQPGDVVVGISTSGTSKNVLAALEAAKEQGCRTVGLLGRGGGTIASIADLALVVPSDNTPRIQEGHITIIHIVCDLLEKRLFS, from the coding sequence ATGAAGGCCGAAATCGTCAGCCAACTTACAGAGAATCAGCAAGTAATGTCAGAGATGGCCTTATCCATGGCTGATCAGATAGAGCACTTTGTCGAGTTGTTGTGCGAAGCATTCAGCAACGGCAAAAAGCTGCTGGTCATGGGTAATGGCGGTTCCGCTGCCGATGCCCAGCATTTCGCCGCCGAAATAGTCGGTCGTTTCAAGTTGGAGCGCCGTGGCCTCCCTGCCATAGCTTTTACCACAGACACTTCAATTCTCACTGCTATCGGCAATGACTACGGATTCGACCGGATTTTCACCCGCCAACTGGAGGCCCACGGTCAGCCGGGCGATGTTGTCGTTGGCATTTCAACGAGCGGAACCTCAAAAAACGTGCTTGCAGCACTTGAGGCAGCCAAAGAGCAGGGGTGCCGGACTGTCGGGCTTCTCGGTCGAGGTGGCGGTACTATTGCCAGTATTGCCGATCTGGCCCTGGTGGTGCCGAGCGACAATACCCCTCGTATCCAGGAAGGACACATCACCATCATCCACATTGTCTGTGATTTGCTGGAGAAACGGCTGTTCTCGTGA
- a CDS encoding glycosyltransferase family 2 protein — MPNEPIDIIIPVWNRPIETRACLVSLVQNSSNARLILVDNSSDRETERMLEEFAEALDVRVLYLKNRVNEGFVRAVNRGLSCSETEYVAIVRQNSVVRPGWLDVLSGFLSQAPGTGIVVPHFLEKGGKKSFRVNEAPSEAMEISAADFAALLLRRSLLDSVGSFNEEMDGAFWCLLDYSCRTWRAGYRTCVVPKSVVERSAEVTLGSESRRAEHEQKIRTTFSKTWGDARAFCIHIPKGSDLTLAKDRFDLIATAARQGNRIMLVVHPSMATPLAKAGLRRFHENISIQTLSRLLPERSAVRTVAAFIEHGLPITQVSWGAEICCNNYGEPVAFSELEKLVNANQSTYYQRTIPH, encoded by the coding sequence ATGCCCAACGAACCCATCGACATAATAATTCCCGTATGGAACCGGCCGATTGAGACCCGCGCCTGTCTGGTGAGCCTTGTCCAAAACTCCTCCAATGCTCGCCTGATCCTTGTGGACAACAGTAGTGACAGGGAAACTGAACGGATGCTGGAGGAGTTTGCTGAAGCGCTTGACGTCAGAGTTCTGTATCTGAAAAACCGGGTAAACGAAGGTTTTGTCAGGGCTGTGAACAGAGGCCTCAGCTGCTCTGAAACGGAATATGTGGCAATTGTTCGCCAGAATTCGGTCGTCAGGCCGGGTTGGCTCGATGTCTTGAGTGGTTTCCTGAGCCAGGCTCCTGGAACCGGAATTGTTGTGCCGCATTTTCTCGAAAAAGGCGGCAAAAAGTCATTTAGGGTCAATGAAGCGCCTTCAGAAGCAATGGAGATATCTGCGGCAGATTTTGCAGCGCTCCTGCTGCGCCGTTCCCTGCTGGATTCAGTTGGTAGCTTCAACGAGGAGATGGATGGAGCGTTCTGGTGTCTTCTGGATTATTCTTGCCGGACGTGGCGGGCAGGGTATCGAACCTGTGTTGTCCCGAAGAGCGTTGTTGAGAGGTCTGCAGAAGTGACTTTGGGCTCAGAGTCTCGCCGGGCAGAACATGAACAGAAGATTCGGACGACGTTCTCCAAGACCTGGGGGGACGCAAGGGCCTTTTGCATTCATATCCCGAAAGGGTCTGATCTTACTCTGGCCAAGGATAGGTTTGATCTGATTGCAACTGCTGCGCGCCAGGGCAACAGGATCATGCTTGTGGTGCATCCTTCCATGGCAACTCCACTTGCCAAGGCCGGACTCAGACGCTTTCACGAAAACATCTCTATTCAAACCCTGTCACGCCTGCTGCCGGAACGTAGCGCTGTTCGTACAGTGGCTGCCTTTATTGAACATGGACTGCCAATTACCCAGGTGAGCTGGGGGGCTGAAATCTGTTGCAATAATTACGGCGAGCCGGTTGCTTTTTCTGAGCTGGAGAAACTTGTCAACGCTAATCAGTCCACCTATTATCAACGGACTATTCCGCATTAA